The Punica granatum isolate Tunisia-2019 chromosome 4, ASM765513v2, whole genome shotgun sequence sequence ATTTAAGCATTGTAAAACCTAGGGTTTAACAGTTGTCTTTTTGATCATTCAATAAAGTTTTGAGCTACCATGCTCTTTACCCATTCTTGGATTCGATTCGAGTTGGATGCCaatttcctaggaattcgaaAAATCAATAGGATTGAAGGTCATAGTTTTGGTATTCTGTGGAATCAACAGGTCAGTGACAGATTCTTTGCGTGTACGCTGCATCAGTTTCTCTCGGTTGAGGGCGATATCAGTGGACGAAACCCACTTCCTTGACTATATTGCATTTCTTTTTGTATAAATCACTTGGTATTTGGAAGCACAATGCAACCCAACTAATCTAGGTTTGAGCTGGATCAGCCTATtaattaaggggtaaaactctctcaatctTGACTTTCCTCtctattcacaagactcgaatcgAAAATTTTACTAGGAAAGAGATGCCGATTTAACTGTACCAACGCACCTGGTGACCATTGTATTGTTTTATTTGTACACAGGGGAGCAAAGACATTACTGAGGCGCAATGAATATATACATGTTGAGAGAGTTTAAAAAATgagttaatcccacatcggaaatATAAGAAGAATTTCATGAGTTTATGTAAATTGGCATTTTATTCAAAACATTCCTTAAAAGATTGAGAACCATAACTATGTGCTCAAATTTTTGGGTTGAAGATGGACCCAATAACTTATAAGGtaaatagaaattttacaATACATATATTGACAAGTAGACACGAACAGAATGAGAGTTAGTTTAATCACCGCATGTTCACTTGGACaaaacgagagagagaggaaaccTCCGAAAATCTtgttaattatttcttttttaatctcATAGAAAACGTGATCTACTTTGTAGTTGGCACTGTGCTATATAATGCATCAACGTACTAGCAGTAGTTCATTGTCCagcagaaagaaagaaagctatGGCTCTTCAGGCTATCTTCTTCACACAATCACAGCTGTTAATCGACCCCTTGAGTCGGATTCCTTGTTCTCTGCGTTCTAATCCCTTCCAAGCCCTTACGTCCCATGCATATGCTCGGGCTGCTCATCAGACTATCGTTTGCACTTCAGAGACTTGGAATCCGACGATTACTGCCAGTTCTGCGAGTACCAAACCAAGGACGTGGGACTACGGAATCGTACCGTCACTCAGCAACACTGAGTACACTGTACGTACAATGTTGcctaatctttttttctttatcccatttttttttttgtcacgaGCTACTATACATGTACTAATTTCTCGTTGCCTGATCTCATTGAGTATACCAAATTATTTTACCAAATTATGCGACTGTGAAATGGATCATATCCAATACCCCAAGCACACTAGGtatacatatgtgtgtgtgtgtgtgtatatatattgatgaattatgtatgtatgtttGAATTAGTCGTGGCTGATTCATTtcctaaattaataatattagcACGTTTATTAATTCTTATGTGAAGGAAAAGGAGTGGGCGGAGGAGGTCCAGAAGATGGGGGATGACGTGCGGGTCATAATGAACAAAAAGATGGAACCGTTGGAAAAGCTCGAGTTGATTGATGCCATTCAGCGACTTGGATTAGAGTACCATTTTAAGATGGAGATCGCGCACTCATTGAAGTCACTTTATGAAagtgctgctgctgctcaACATGAATATGATGATCTATACAGCGCAGCTCTTCGATTCAGAATCTTCAGGCAGCACCATTATTACGAAATACCGCAAGGTACACTGTACATGCATTAGTTATTTTCTATTGAAAGATATCTCTcaccaaaaggaaaaattgagagaaaCAAACCGGGATGAGGATTTGCTTGTTCACCAAATCAAATCATTGGACTTGATATTACATATTGAATGTAACATGTCTTAGATGGCTTGGGTACAATCGGTCCACTGAAGTAGGTTGAGAGCTCCACTTCCTGGAGCAGGCAAGGAAAGTCAAAATTTGATGGTGATGGCCCATTTTGACCCTTCGATGCCTAAGTCAAAACCGTTAGTGAGCGACTCAAGTGTGAAAGATGATGTGTGCGTATCTTAAAATAGTTCGTAATAGTcgttcctctccatgctcccAAGCCCAAGTGCTTATTGATCATCAATATATCTCTCCTCTTTTTCATGCAGATGTATTTCGAAAATTCATAGACAGTGAGACGGGCAACTTTAGGTCAGTGTTGGCTAATGATGTGAAGGGATTGTTGAGTCTGTATGAAGCTTCTTTTCTAGGATTCAAAGGCGAAGTTGTCATGGACAAGGCTCTGGCGTTTTCCACTGCACAtttgaaggagaagaagaagataatatCATCCCCAGGTTTAGCTGTAAAAGTGGAGCATGCCTTGGACATGCCGATCCATTGGAGGCCAAACAGACTAGAGGcgcgatggttcatggaagtGTATGAGGAACAGCCAGACATGAACCCCAATCTGCTTAAGTTGGCCAAACTTGATTACAACATTGTTCAGTTGATCCACCGAGAGGAATTCGGCCGCCTCGTGAGGTGCATACCAGATTTCTCTACCTAAAGCACCAAGGGTTCATGAAATAGGATGTACTGCCTAAAGTAGCGTATACATAATCACATTTGATTGCCGTATCCTATGTGCGGAAATggtttttccatgttttgcTTCCTGCAGGTGGTGGACTGAATTGGGATTGGGCAATATGACCTTCTTCAGGGATAACCTCGTCGAACATTGCCTCTGGACATCTCTCGTGATTTTCGACCCAAAATACAGTGACCTGAGAGAAATGACAACAAAAGTCGTTGCTATGATAACACTTATAGATGATGTCTACGACTTGTTGGGTACTCTGGAGGAGCTCGAGCTCTTAACTCATCTCATCAATCAGTTAGTCGTCCATCTTACCATACCTCAAACTTTTCAGCTCTGAATGATCAAAAGGACTTTAATTCACCGTTCAACATCTAAATATCTTTTCGTGAAATGGAATATTCAGATGGGATATCACCAAAATTGACGAGCTTCCTCTTAATATGGCCACTTGCTTTGTTGCTCTATACAACATCACGAATGAAATCGGACTCTGGGCTATGACAAGGCGAGGCATCAACATCATCCCATATATGCGGGAAGCagtaagatatatatatcggTTAAAGTTTCTTTTAAGCCCCTCTCAAAGCCGTTACCGTAAAGTATTTGACAGCCTTTTTTGCCGAAAATATTAACAGTGGTCAGATCAATGCAAGGCATATCTAGAAGAGGCAAAGTGGTGTCAAAAGCACTTCATGCCTACGCTGAAGGAGTACCTCAGCAGCGCGGTGAGAtcggtcggagtgttccttaCTCTACAATGTTGTTTCTTGATTACTACGGACAACCTAACAGAAGACGCACTAAACTATATCGTCAAGATCCCAAGTATTGTCCGGTGTTCATCATTACTTATTCGACTTAACAATGATCTGGTTCCAACAGCGGTATGTGTGATTGTCCAAATTGCACTCACAATATTATCAACTTAATTGTTCTTGTGGTATTATCTGCCATGAGCTAGTGTGTTCGGCTAGGTCACATCATCATTTTCAGGTAGGGTTGGCCGAGGGAGACAAACTGAATTCGTTGGAGTGCTTTATGAACGAAACGGGAGCTTCTGAGGAGCAGGCAAGAGGACACATCAAAGATCTCGTGCACAAAACGTGGAAGACCTTGAACAAAGATGTGTTCAATGATAGCTGCCAATTCTCCGGGCCTTTCGTGACGGCTTGCCTGAATGCTGCACGGGCATCTCATTGGATTTACAGATACGGAGATGGGCATGGGATAAGAAGCCAAGAAGCCAAAGAGCATCTCATGTCGGCTCTAGTCCAACCTATTCCAATCGAGCAATTGGATCATAAATTCATTTTGGGGGTGAAATAAGGCCGAAGCTCTGAAAAATGCTTACATATATTAATGTCTGCCATTCTCATATTAAGTACTGTTGTGATAAGATGCATGTAACACGAGATGAAATAACAGAGAAAATAAGATCGGACATTGGATATACGTGATAAAACTCCTCCCAACgagaaaggggaaacatcCACGGCGCAGAGCAGGAGAATCCACTAGATAATAAAACGAAGATTACAGCCCCTCAGAGATGTCTCTCATCCTAGCCCTCGTTGCAAACCTCACACCTAGAAGAATTTAACTCGACCTCTCAATTCTCTCTAACTTTCTCACCTTAATACCCTAGAGTTACATAGAAATTTCCCCAAGAGAAATCCAGAAAGATCCACAATCACTATCCCCGTGATACAAAACTTTGTCAACCGCCCCCCCGATGGGCAGGGGTTTCACAACAATTAAGGCTTATTTTACAAGCCGTATAAGACCATATTTATAATAACCAAAAGATATATCctaaaaatatcataatatctCTCCAAGGGTAATTTTCCTCTTTGAATATATTCTGAGGTTACAGGATATCCCgaaatactaaaaataatatttctccTTATTTGTTCATTGCTTACCGAGTTTTCGAGATTGCGGCTTAGTGCAAGACACACCAACAATTCTCCACCTTGGCTTGCATTCAGCCAAGCATCGTGACAATCAACCTTCTCGTGGTCACGGCCTTTTTGTTAGATATCCGAGTTACGATGAAATCGCatcaaaattgaaacaaaatctCGCACGCGGACTTCCAGTGCTGCAACATCCATCTTTGTGCTGCGGTACAGATAGAGTGCTCCACTTTTGTACTCGAGCAGTGCTGCAAACATCCCTTTATGTGCTGCGACATCAACTGCTGAATACTCCTCCTTATCTTTAGTCGATATTTCGTCCTTCTTTACGAGTCTTCAAGTCTCCACCTTGACTCGTATTTGCCTCCTACTCTGCTATAGCTTCCAATGGCTCCACCTCATTTGTCGTTGCTCGAGTCATGGTCGTCGGGGCTTCTC is a genomic window containing:
- the LOC116203204 gene encoding beta-bisabolene synthase-like, coding for MALQAIFFTQSQLLIDPLSRIPCSLRSNPFQALTSHAYARAAHQTIVCTSETWNPTITASSASTKPRTWDYGIVPSLSNTEYTEKEWAEEVQKMGDDVRVIMNKKMEPLEKLELIDAIQRLGLEYHFKMEIAHSLKSLYESAAAAQHEYDDLYSAALRFRIFRQHHYYEIPQDVFRKFIDSETGNFRSVLANDVKGLLSLYEASFLGFKGEVVMDKALAFSTAHLKEKKKIISSPGLAVKVEHALDMPIHWRPNRLEARWFMEVYEEQPDMNPNLLKLAKLDYNIVQLIHREEFGRLVRWWTELGLGNMTFFRDNLVEHCLWTSLVIFDPKYSDLREMTTKVVAMITLIDDVYDLLGTLEELELLTHLINQWDITKIDELPLNMATCFVALYNITNEIGLWAMTRRGINIIPYMREAWSDQCKAYLEEAKWCQKHFMPTLKEYLSSAVRSVGVFLTLQCCFLITTDNLTEDALNYIVKIPSIVRCSSLLIRLNNDLVPTAVGLAEGDKLNSLECFMNETGASEEQARGHIKDLVHKTWKTLNKDVFNDSCQFSGPFVTACLNAARASHWIYRYGDGHGIRSQEAKEHLMSALVQPIPIEQLDHKFILGVK